TCGATGGCGTTGTGCAATGGGTCCCAGTGGATAATGTGGCTCATACCATGGTTGATCTCCTATATCTGGGAGATGTAGATCGCCCTGAGCGGCATCCCGTCTACCATATCGATAACCCAGTTGGGCAGCCCTGGAAGATCATGTCACAGGCATTGGCGGGTGCTCTCGACATTCCGCCTCGACGCATTATCCCTTTCAGCCGGTGGGTAAAGCTGGTTCGTAACTCACCACTCCCAGCCGAGACCTGGAACCCGGCTGCACGACTTATTGATTTCTTGGATTCTAACTTCGAGCGCATGTCTTGCGGTGGTTTGATTCTCGACACTGTGAAAGCACAGAAGCACTCTAGTACTCTGTCAGCGCAAGGTCCTGTCACTACAGAAATTGCTGTGAAATACATAGAATACTGGAAGGGGAGTGGTTTCTTGGCTTAGATTTACAACAGGCTTTGATTGCAATAAAGAATGGCTCTCATTTCCGTGTTCTAAATGCCtctttattaagatataatatttatacaCCAGTGGCCTAGATACTTGTAATGCTTAGGGTTGCTAATCTGGCAACAATACATTTTATACGTGACGTATTATCAGACTGTAAAGAAGCTAGATAATTGTGTAATAATATATTGACAGAAGAAAAGAGTGAATGAAATGAAATCCTTCTGtgaaaattattatatttattaatataggtttAAGTTCAAATCTAAGGGTATTATGTCAAGAGTATTTACAAGTTCCAGCGCTGATGCTATTGGCCAATCCCAAATATTCCATTGAAGCTGATCAAGATCAGGCAGTGTTTCCAACTCAGAGAATACCTTCTTGCAAAGTAGCTCCAAGACATCAGCACACTGGCCAATATGGTTCCCAACATCATCCGTATGCCGATGAAACTCCCTCAGAGTCGCAATACACATTTGAATCAGATTCTCGTCTTGATCGACTGATACAGGATACCCTTTCCAGCCTGTGAACAGGATTGTTAACCCTGCTTGCCATAACATATGTATTCCATTGGGATAGAGGAGTGTTACAAGCAAAGATTCTGGCCAGTCGCCCATCATGACTTGATCTGTGGCATGATTTATTCCCCGCGTGCCTAGACAAGAAGACAATAACTCAACAAGATTTGCAGAAGCCTGTCCGCATGCTTTGAGAGATGACACGAATTGGGGATCTGCAGATGTAAAAGACAAAGCCGGTCGATGTATGTGAATTGTAGCAACGCAGTGCGCAACTCTCAAAAACGTAACCTCTAGGGACTTGGTAGTCACCAACGTAGTAGGCTCAGGTTCAAGCTCAGGTTCAAGGACAGCCTGCTCCCACATGTTAAGCTCAGCTTGTAGACGTGCAATCTTAGCAACGCCTCCTCGGCGACGGGTTGTAGTGTAGAGGTCTTCAAGAGTACGGCCCATGATGCGAGCAAGCTTGAAAAGACTAATGGCTGTATCTACTTGCGATCGCTCACCCGGTAAGGGGAATTCGACACGAGTCCGAGACAAGAGGTTATGATCGACACTTGTCGGGAAATCGGTATCAACATCTTGTTCGCGAATCAGACGCGGCATTCCATGATAAGCGCTTGAGAACCTGTCGAAGGAGTCAGTAAAAATGCAACAGTGTGGATAATTGAGGGACGGACATACGCATCTAAGGAATACTGGCACCACCACGCCCGCCTTCTCAGTTCCGTTTCCAGAGGGTCGAACTTGAATCGATCAGAATGTCGATGCAATCCCAACGTCTGAGCCATTCGGGTAGCTAGTCCGGATATatgtgatgctgttgaatAGCGCCCTGACAACTGAACATATAGCTGGGTGATAACCAGACCTTGCAAGCTTTGCAAACATGTCTGGCCCACGACTCTTTCAAGCAAAGTAGTGGAAATCATATAAAAAGGTTCAGAGGCACACAAGAAGTGATTGTGTTGCTGTATACAATCTCGTTTCTGTCCAACCATTCCTAATGCAAGTAGAGCAAGTGTTTGATATAGAATAACAACATCATAGCCTGGACTTTGATACGAGCTCAGCAGCCCCTGAATTGCATCGATTGTCGATGACTTGTGAACAATAGGATACAATGGCGTCCATCGGTCTATAGTTGCTTCCACAATCTCGATTGTGTTCGGAGGAAGTTGAGTGATAATATCCACCACTGGTGACGCAGAACTATGGACTGAAGCTCCCCAAGGGTTATGGAGGTATAGGCCATATGCACAGCTGGGAAGTGCATCCTTATGCATgtggagaagttgaagctgctgttcaGCCTGACTTATGAAGTGGACGCCTGTAGTTGAACCGCCAAACATGGGTGCTTGTCGATCATCAGCTACAAGACGGCCCATATGACCAATCACAGGCTCCTTCACGGTGTTTAGAGAACTGGGTTGAGAGGGGGCTTGGTCGGTGCTCATTTGACGACCAGATAAGCTGGGTGCAGTAGGTAATGGTGTTCCTTGAATAGCCGGCTGGAAGGAAAGCGACAGGGGAGTTGCGGTAGCTGTAGGAGTAGGATTTGGAACTGCTGCATTCTGGAGAGAGTAGCTGGTATGTGTGACATGCTGGGAGGTATCTGTTGGTTTTTCACGGCGCTGCTCAATTCCTTCGGCTTCGTAAAAGCTACAGTATGTTAGAAAGCGCTTGGGTAAGAGGTAATAGAAAGCTATGTCTTGCCTCTTGCGTTTCCtattcctcttcaacttAGCAGTTGTCACACATACAATGTTGGCTTGGAGACATGGAGAGCACTATGAGAAGGGATTAGTGACACTTGAGCAAGCTGACAAAGCATACTGCTTACATCATTTTCTTCGCCGTGACATCgaatctttcttctagagcGTGTATCAGTAAGGAGCTCTGCTTGCGGGTTATCGTATCGGTGTTAAGATGGTCCAGACCATGCGGGTGTCTTCAACATGGGACATACCGTCGACAACGATCACTATTCAACTTGCATTAGTATGAGAAGCCTTAGAAACTGGGAATTAAATGCAAAGGGCGATGCTAGCCTACCATACTTGACCAGGAGCTCGACTAGTTGGCGAGCTTAATCGCGCTTCGCCATGAGttgaagtcatgatgaaggtTATAAAGATCTTGTTGCATTGTCCGAAAAATGACGGAAGTTTGTTCCCTGGTGCGGGGTTGGTTGACTAAGCGAAAGCTGGACCATAAGAACACAACCAATTTAACCGCGTTTCGACAGATCCACAAGGAAGCTTTGTGATCAGTTTGCTACACGGCTCAAGAATGCAAGTTCCAAGACAGCAACACGCCGAGTTCAGAGGGATGAAGCCGCATATCTACTTAATGGCATTTATATATGCGCTACTGAATTTTTTATCCACCTTCACGTTATATCGACACCAATTTTGACACCATGGAGAACATGCTCTGATAGACAACTGTGTACATTGGGACTTTGCAGGCTTATTCCCAAGATTTCCAGCATCTTTCAATCGTTCCATTTCTTAGACTTAAGAATCGGCCTAGACTAAACACTCTTTTACATAAAGTCAAAACCATCTAGTAGGCATAAAGAGCGACCGCCTCGTTCTCTGACTCAAGAATCTTGCGGTTGAGTCTCTTCAGCCAGAACCTCATGGCTCAGGCACACATAATGCTTGTGGCCGCAAAGGCCACCATGGTAGAGAACCCCATAAGATAATCCGGGCCATCGGATGAAGGCCAAAGGTAAGCGCAGTAGATATAAGCCAAGTTGGCTGTAACATTGACCAGAGCATACGCCaccgacttcttctcaggAGTTTGGGAGAGGGTATTGCTGACCCATCCCAGTATAACAGACCCGACCGAGTAAGCGCCAGTGGCATAAAGGAAAGTGGCTGTGTATCGCACTGCTACATTGACAGTCGCGCACGACATCACAAATCCGATGACGGCGAGGGAGAGGCCTGCGGTGATGTGCCAAGTGCGCTCGTTAAAGTGACCAGATGACCATGCGAATGGAATACCAAGAATGCCAGAAACAAAGTATGGAGGTGCAGTGAGGAGTAAGGCCGTAGTAGACTTGAATCCCATGGCACGGACGATGGTCGGGAAGAAATTGTTGAAAGAGCATGCACTGGAATGTAGTTAGCATGTCACGCTAGTAAAAGCGACATCTTGGAGCAACGAACCTGATGTGGAGGTTCTGCATAAGACAAAAAAGCCAGGTTCGAGGATCCTTGCAAGCTTGCTTGAGACCTTCCCAAGTTGAACCTCGAACCTGCTGGCCAACGGTATCTCGGCTAATTCGCTTGATACAAAGCTCACGCTCTTCGGGGGTGAGCCATCGAGTTTCAGAAGGGTCATCAGGGAGTagaaagaagccaaagatggcAACAAGAGCCGTTACTGAGCCTTCGATTATGAAGAGCCTAAAAGTCGCATCAGTAATCAAGTGTTATAACTGATCGAAAGCTTTTTACTCACCACTGCCAGCCAGCAATTCCCTTTACTTGGTCTAGTGTAGAGAATGTAGCTGCCGCGATAAGCCCTGAACAGCCAGTGCTGACGACTTGGCCTGTATAGAGAAGCGAAATACGTGTAGCGAGTTCTTTCCGAGTGTAGTAGATCGATAGCAAATACAAAGCGCCTGGGTAGAATGGCTTTTTTTTAAAGGCTTAGTATAGGTAGCCATTATTGGAAGCTGGCAACTACTTACAGCCTCAACGAACCCCAAGAAGAATCGACAAGCAATCAGGCCAGAGTAACTCTTGACAGTGGCGGTACAAGCTGAGACGGCGGCCCAACCAATCATGCAACAAGATAAGTATATGGACGGTCGAGTTCGTGTCATGAACATGTTTGAGGGAACTGTCAAATGTTGGAATTAGCGTTGTGGCTTTTGATGGTTGAATAGCAGAGCATACTTTGCATCAAGAGATAGCCAACGAATAGAATCGAGATGGCAGTGTTGTACTCAACGCCTTTGAGGTTAAGGTCCTTTTCGAGGCTGTTCAAGCGTGCTTGGGGTAGAGCATTTCGGTCAAGGTAGTTGAGAAAGTACATGGCCCAGAGAATAGGCTTACTCAATCAGCAATTCTGCGTGAAGATTCCAGTAGTCCTTGGTTGCAAGACTCACCATGATCATCCTGTCGAGCTTCCGGACCAAGGCAATCTCAGCAGGGTCAGTCTTGGTTGCAGCACCCGAGTAGTCTCCGCGATGATTATGAACTCCGTTCTGCTCGAGGACCTTCTCATCGTGGACGGCCTCGAAGCCAGCGTCAGGCTTCGCATCCCTTGAAGGGTTGGACATTGAGGTCTCGGGAGGGACAGCCATGGCTGCGCTACAGAGGATAAAAAGGATTGGCAAATTGAATGCTTGTTGCGGGGAGGTTAAGATGGCTACACCGGGAACTCAAACGCTGGAAGTCTGGAAGCACGAGGATGGATACCATGTCGAGAGCGTCTGCGTGTTCTTATAAATTCCTGAAGCCCGTCTCTGGCCCAAGCCATTAAGCTCAACACTCCATCTGTGTACCCCATGGAGAAGAATTAGTCGCGGGGATAATGCGGAGTAGCAATAGGGAAAACCGTTGGACAATCGATCTCTGTTGATCATGGGGGCAAGCCTTTTCGCCGCTATCCCGTTATTCCGTTATCCCGCCGCGCCAGTCATGCTTATCCCGCTTTAAGCGAGCCCAACGTCGTATTCCATTCCCCATTATTCTTGAAAAGCGGGACGACAGTATCGGGATAGGGAAAGTGATTGGTATATTCCAGTGGGGGCAAACGACCTTGGGCTCGGGAAACAAGAAATAATAcaaggtgtcaaaataaacttagcaaagagtACCCTAcgtttaggctagatttacctaaacatttttatcgcttagggtcaaggtcctgggatttctttcctcccctaccttaggtactgGTCATGTTATGCTGTGGAGCTCTCATGATGGGTGAGTACATACATAAACCTCCTCGTCCTTTGTCATGAGAACCCAGAAGGATTCAAGCTTCTGGCTTTCTGACCTCAATTTTTAGCTCTGAGTACCCCCAAGCACACAACAATGGCTGCTGCTACCGTTCATGATACTTCTCTGTTCAGAGACACTTTCGGAACACAAGAAATTCGAGAGTGTTTCTCTGAACGATCATATGTCTCAAAATTGATCGAGGCGGAATGCGCCTTGGCTCAAGCTGAGGAAGACCAAGGTGTCATTCCTCCAGGAACTGCCAAAGTCATTCGTGAGCATTCTGATGTATCGAAAATTGATTGGCCTCTCCTTGCAAAGCGGGCAGAGGTTGTTGGCTATCCCATCCTTGGTCTAGTCGAGCAAATGGCTTCTTGGGTTCCGCATCAACAATGTGAGTACATAACGACTTGTCTAAATTGAGGAGTACGGCAGCTAACAAGGAAAGCCGGATATATTCATTGGGGCGCTACAACACAAGATATTATGGACTTGGCTTCGCAACTACAGATCAAGAGCGGTATCGCAATCATGGAGCGCCATCTCAATGAAACAATTAGTATCCTCGAGTCGATGTCTTCCAAGTACCGCGACACACCGATGGCGGGCCGAACACATCTACAACACGCTCTCCCAATCACCTTTGGTTACAAATGTGGTGTTTGGCTTTCTGGGCTCCGACGGCATGCTGAGCGTCTTCAGCAAATCAAGGAACGGTGTCTTCTTGTGCAATTCGGTGGCGCTGCTGGTACTTTGGCGTCGTTAGGTAGCTCAGATGACGGTATTCGAGTGCGAAAGAGGTTAGCCGTCATCTTGGGTCTCAAGGACCCCGTTATCACCTGGCACGTCGCTCGAGATACCATTGCTGAGGTTGTGAACTTTTTGGCATTGGTGGGAGGCTCGTTGGGAAAGATTGCGCTTGATTTGATGATCATGTCGTCTAACGAGTTGAATGAGGTCAGTATATCACCATCGACTTCCATAAGCGCGAGCTgatattaattaacttttcAGGTTGCCGAGCCCTTTGTACCTCATCGAGGGGCATCATCGACCATGCCTCAGAAGCGAAACCCCATCTCGAGCGAAATTATCCTAGCACAATCTAAGATCCTTCGGGCACAAGCAGGGCTGGTCTTGGATGGTATGGTATCAGACTTT
This DNA window, taken from Fusarium fujikuroi IMI 58289 draft genome, chromosome FFUJ_chr11, encodes the following:
- a CDS encoding related to 3-carboxy-cis,cis-muconate cycloisomerase; the protein is MAAATVHDTSLFRDTFGTQEIRECFSERSYVSKLIEAECALAQAEEDQGVIPPGTAKVIREHSDVSKIDWPLLAKRAEVVGYPILGLVEQMASWVPHQQSGYIHWGATTQDIMDLASQLQIKSGIAIMERHLNETISILESMSSKYRDTPMAGRTHLQHALPITFGYKCGVWLSGLRRHAERLQQIKERCLLVQFGGAAGTLASLGSSDDGIRVRKRLAVILGLKDPVITWHVARDTIAEVVNFLALVGGSLGKIALDLMIMSSNELNEVAEPFVPHRGASSTMPQKRNPISSEIILAQSKILRAQAGLVLDGMVSDFERASGPWHLEWAALPVAFISVVGSLYQANFALSGLQVNSGAMKTNLESTRGLIVAEAVMMKLAQFIGRQEAHEVVYGACVAAIEGNLSLIESLQKIGQVTKHLSTDQLMSLVDPTQYLGCCQLMVDELLRLRASKL
- a CDS encoding related to putative tartrate transporter; this encodes MAVPPETSMSNPSRDAKPDAGFEAVHDEKVLEQNGVHNHRGDYSGAATKTDPAEIALVRKLDRMIMPILWAMYFLNYLDRNALPQARLNSLEKDLNLKGVEYNTAISILFVGYLLMQIPSNMFMTRTRPSIYLSCCMIGWAAVSACTATVKSYSGLIACRFFLGFVEAPFYPGALYLLSIYYTRKELATRISLLYTGQVVSTGCSGLIAAATFSTLDQVKGIAGWQWLFIIEGSVTALVAIFGFFLLPDDPSETRWLTPEERELCIKRISRDTVGQQVRGSTWEGLKQACKDPRTWLFCLMQNLHISACSFNNFFPTIVRAMGFKSTTALLLTAPPYFVSGILGIPFAWSSGHFNERTWHITAGLSLAVIGFVMSCATVNVAVRYTATFLYATGAYSVGSVILGWVSNTLSQTPEKKSVAYALVNVTANLAYIYCAYLWPSSDGPDYLMGFSTMVAFAATSIMCA
- a CDS encoding probable transcription activator protein acu-15, which codes for MTSTHGEARLSSPTSRAPVIVVDEERFDVTAKKMIALHVSKPTFFYEAEGIEQRREKPTDTSQHVTHTSYSLQNAAVPNPTPTATATPLSLSFQPAIQGTPLPTAPSLSGRQMSTDQAPSQPSSLNTVKEPVIGHMGRLVADDRQAPMFGGSTTGVHFISQAEQQLQLLHMHKDALPSCAYGLYLHNPWGASVHSSASPVVDIITQLPPNTIEIVEATIDRWTPLYPIVHKSSTIDAIQGLLSSYQSPGYDVVILYQTLALLALGMVGQKRDCIQQHNHFLCASEPFYMISTTLLERVVGQTCLQSLQGLVITQLYVQLSGRYSTASHISGLATRMAQTLGLHRHSDRFKFDPLETELRRRAWWCQYSLDAFSSAYHGMPRLIREQDVDTDFPTSVDHNLLSRTRVEFPLPGERSQVDTAISLFKLARIMGRTLEDLYTTTRRRGGVAKIARLQAELNMWEQAVLEPELEPEPTTLVTTKSLEVTFLRVAHCVATIHIHRPALSFTSADPQFVSSLKACGQASANLVELLSSCLGTRGINHATDQVMMGDWPESLLVTLLYPNGIHMLWQAGLTILFTGWKGYPVSVDQDENLIQMCIATLREFHRHTDDVGNHIGQCADVLELLCKKVFSELETLPDLDQLQWNIWDWPIASALELVNTLDIIPLDLNLNLY